The following is a genomic window from Bacteroidales bacterium.
GAACAGGGAAACATTTACAATTTTTCCGGTGCGGAAGGGTTGATGCCGAAGGAGGAGACCCTGGAGGTCGCTCAGCGGAAAAGCCGCATCCGGATTGGCGTTCCGAAAGAAATTCACTATCAGGAGAAACGGATCCCCCTGGTACCGCAGGGTGTCGGTCTTCTGGTGGCCAGTGGTCACGAAGTCGTGATCGAAGCCGACGCGGGCAAGGCCGCCAACTTTTCCAATGAGCAATATGGCGACGCAGGCGCTCATATCGTTTATTCCCCGGAAGAGGTCTTTAAAACGGATATCATCCTAAAAATAGCTCCTCCCTCCCTTGCCGAGACAGAGCTGCTCACCTCACGCCAGACCCTGATCTCTGCGCTGCATCTGGCCGGGCAGTCGTTTGACTATTTCAGGATGCTGATGAACAGGAAGATGGTGGCCATAGCCTTTGAGTACATCATGGACAAAACCCATACGTATCCGGTTCTGCGCACCACCAGTGAGATCGTTGGGAATGCTGCCATCATGATCGCCGCGGGCTACCTGGCAGACACCAGGAACGGAACCGGTTGCATGCTGGGTGGTTTCTCGGGAATTGCACCCACCGAAGTGGTCGTTTTGGGCGCTGGCACCGTGGGCGAGTACGCCGCAAGGGCAGCACTGGGCCTGGGAGCATCGGTCAAAGTGTTCGACAATTCCGTTTACCGGTTACGCAGGATACAGAATGATCTTTCGACCCGGATCTTTACCTCGATCCTTCAACCGGGCATCCTGCTGAGTTCGTTGAAACGGGCCGACATTGTCATCGGTGCCATGCATTCCCCCGAGGGAAGGGCCCCCATCGTCGTGTCTGAAGACATGGTGCAAAAAATGAAAAGAGGGGCTGTCATTGTCGATGTGAGCATCGACCAGGGTGGATGTGTCGAAACCTCACGCGTCACCTCACATAACGAACCGGTCTTCAGAAAACATGACATCACACACTATTGCGTTCCCAACATAGCTTCCAGCGTTCCTCATACGGCATCGTACGCTCTCAGCAACTATTTTGCGCCAACTCTGCTGCGCCTGGGTGAAGCGGGAAATATCGTAAATTTGCTGAAAGCAGATAAGGATTTCAGGCAGGGTGTGTACCTCATTGGGGGAACCCTCACAAAAAGTATCATCAGTGATCAGTTTCATTTGCCATTTCAGGATATTGATCTGTTGATGGCAGCATTTCATTAAACAGTCAGGTATGGCAGTGCGAATTCTCAGAGCAGAATCCTATCCGATTGTCGTCGGAGAAGATATTTTCGAAGAAATCCAGACACATCTGCGCGAGCCGGAAATGAGGGATTCCAGGTTCATCATCCTGGTGGACGAGAACACCCGGAATTTGTGTCT
Proteins encoded in this region:
- a CDS encoding alanine dehydrogenase: MFRPIGTMQEQGNIYNFSGAEGLMPKEETLEVAQRKSRIRIGVPKEIHYQEKRIPLVPQGVGLLVASGHEVVIEADAGKAANFSNEQYGDAGAHIVYSPEEVFKTDIILKIAPPSLAETELLTSRQTLISALHLAGQSFDYFRMLMNRKMVAIAFEYIMDKTHTYPVLRTTSEIVGNAAIMIAAGYLADTRNGTGCMLGGFSGIAPTEVVVLGAGTVGEYAARAALGLGASVKVFDNSVYRLRRIQNDLSTRIFTSILQPGILLSSLKRADIVIGAMHSPEGRAPIVVSEDMVQKMKRGAVIVDVSIDQGGCVETSRVTSHNEPVFRKHDITHYCVPNIASSVPHTASYALSNYFAPTLLRLGEAGNIVNLLKADKDFRQGVYLIGGTLTKSIISDQFHLPFQDIDLLMAAFH